The following proteins are encoded in a genomic region of Pseudoxanthomonas suwonensis 11-1:
- a CDS encoding LysM peptidoglycan-binding domain-containing protein — protein MLTRLRTVFAVAMLTVATYALAVEPAGTHPDTYVVRKGDTLWDIAGRFLQKPWLWPEIWQANPQVANPHLIYPGDVLSLAYLDRVAVDPGPRDEAPIGAIPLSDIEPFLKNLRVTDAFEHLPYVVAFEDNRLRGSAGQAAYVLNLPGAEIGQRYAVVRPTLRYAQPRPNQDLEATGNTIRGDGNLWKEFTPPSERNEFLGFELAQVNVGTITRLPGGSVDVATLALEDGNGKEVRPGDRLIPVEPQPYDLQFFPHAPQALPSEVRVLAVADSFTAGGPRDVIAISAGARDGIDNGTVVSLWRHGTRVNDRVTGGATSRTNDRYSGGGVGLPEEYAAHAMVFRTFDKVSYALVMDGVKPVRVGYNARHPDAQ, from the coding sequence ATGCTCACGCGTCTTCGGACGGTCTTCGCCGTCGCGATGCTGACTGTCGCTACCTATGCGCTGGCGGTCGAACCCGCCGGTACCCATCCCGATACCTACGTGGTCCGCAAGGGCGACACATTGTGGGACATCGCGGGACGTTTCCTGCAGAAGCCGTGGCTTTGGCCGGAGATCTGGCAGGCGAACCCGCAGGTGGCCAACCCGCACCTGATCTATCCGGGTGACGTGCTGAGCCTGGCCTACCTGGACCGCGTCGCGGTCGACCCGGGTCCGCGCGACGAGGCCCCGATCGGCGCCATCCCGCTGTCGGACATCGAACCGTTCCTGAAGAACCTGCGGGTGACCGACGCGTTCGAGCACCTGCCGTACGTGGTCGCCTTCGAGGACAACCGCCTGCGCGGCAGCGCCGGCCAGGCCGCCTACGTCCTCAACCTGCCGGGTGCCGAGATCGGCCAGCGCTACGCCGTGGTCCGCCCGACCCTGCGCTACGCCCAGCCGCGTCCGAACCAGGACCTCGAGGCCACCGGCAACACCATCCGTGGCGACGGCAACCTGTGGAAGGAGTTCACCCCGCCGTCCGAGCGCAACGAGTTCCTCGGCTTCGAGCTGGCCCAGGTCAACGTCGGCACCATCACCCGCCTGCCGGGCGGCTCGGTCGACGTGGCGACCCTGGCCCTCGAGGACGGCAACGGCAAGGAAGTGCGTCCGGGCGACCGCCTGATCCCGGTCGAGCCGCAGCCGTACGACCTGCAGTTCTTCCCGCACGCCCCGCAGGCCCTGCCTTCCGAGGTGCGGGTGCTGGCCGTGGCCGACTCGTTCACCGCCGGTGGTCCGCGCGACGTCATCGCCATCTCGGCCGGCGCCCGCGACGGCATCGACAACGGCACCGTGGTCTCGCTGTGGCGCCATGGCACCAGGGTCAACGACCGCGTCACCGGCGGCGCGACCTCGCGCACCAACGACCGCTACAGCGGCGGCGGCGTGGGCCTGCCGGAGGAGTACGCGGCCCACGCGATGGTGTTCCGCACCTTCGACAAGGTCAGCTACGCCCTGGTCATGGACGGCGTGAAGCCGGTCCGCGTCGGCTACAACGCGCGCCACCCCGACGCGCAGTAA
- a CDS encoding ArnT family glycosyltransferase, with protein MPMQDLRKRDYWLFWTMALLVLGAGLGLRDPWPADEPRFALVAKQMVESGNWLFPHRGTELYSDKPPMLMWLQAAFYTITSDWRVSFLLPSLLAGLGTLWCVQDLAGRLWTRRIGLYASWALLFAFQFTWQAKKAQIDPLVTFFITLANYGLLRHLLLGPAWRWWILGWFFAGIGTITKGVGVLALLMLLPAAFASLRGWPGVRLHLRDARSWLGPLAFLLAVSLWLVPVVSVALAQDLPEYRAYLDDILFRQTAGRYSRSWDHHQPWWYHLGVMASMWIPPALALPWAIPAWRRRLRRLDPRYLLPLAWWALIVVFFSIPDGKRDVYVMPALPMMCLVLAPLLPGLLRRRAARWLLLGLAVLVAVLFLYGGAALLSGHGSLDERLRDRRGLDPQAIIAGGWMLLAIGVWCLGCVLAFRRHALAALFGGLAGLWVTFGLVGYGLLNDASSARGVMTAAGARIGPDAELGLVAWKEQNLLMADRPAATFGFKRPWDEQLQLGVAWQAQAPGRWLLVLEDVLEQCIDRERIELAGISNRRRWYLVPAQAVTGPCVATEEEKARAAANQDGEDDG; from the coding sequence ATGCCGATGCAGGACCTGCGCAAGCGCGACTACTGGCTGTTCTGGACGATGGCCCTGCTGGTGCTCGGGGCGGGCCTGGGCCTGCGCGATCCGTGGCCGGCCGACGAACCACGCTTCGCCCTGGTGGCCAAGCAGATGGTGGAGAGCGGCAACTGGCTGTTCCCGCACCGCGGCACCGAGCTGTACTCGGACAAGCCGCCGATGCTGATGTGGCTGCAGGCGGCGTTCTACACGATCACCTCGGACTGGCGCGTGTCGTTCCTGCTGCCATCGCTGCTGGCGGGCCTGGGCACGCTGTGGTGCGTGCAGGACCTGGCCGGCCGCCTGTGGACCCGGCGCATCGGCCTCTACGCCTCGTGGGCGCTGTTGTTCGCGTTCCAGTTCACCTGGCAGGCGAAGAAGGCGCAGATCGACCCGCTGGTGACCTTCTTCATCACCCTGGCCAACTACGGCCTGCTGCGCCACCTGCTGCTGGGCCCGGCCTGGCGCTGGTGGATCCTGGGCTGGTTCTTCGCCGGCATCGGCACCATCACCAAGGGCGTGGGCGTGCTGGCGCTGCTGATGCTGCTGCCGGCGGCGTTCGCCTCGCTGCGCGGCTGGCCGGGCGTGCGCCTGCACCTGCGCGATGCGCGCTCCTGGCTCGGTCCGCTGGCCTTCCTGCTGGCCGTGTCGCTGTGGCTGGTACCGGTGGTCAGCGTGGCGCTGGCGCAGGACCTGCCCGAGTACCGCGCCTACCTGGACGACATCCTGTTCCGGCAGACCGCCGGGCGCTATTCGCGGTCCTGGGACCACCACCAGCCGTGGTGGTACCACCTCGGCGTGATGGCAAGCATGTGGATCCCGCCGGCCTTGGCCCTGCCGTGGGCGATCCCGGCGTGGCGGCGGCGCCTGCGCCGGCTCGATCCGCGCTACCTGCTGCCGCTGGCGTGGTGGGCGCTGATCGTCGTGTTCTTCTCCATCCCCGACGGCAAGCGCGACGTGTACGTGATGCCGGCGCTGCCGATGATGTGCCTGGTGCTGGCGCCGCTGCTGCCCGGCCTGCTGCGCAGGCGCGCGGCGCGGTGGCTGCTGCTGGGGCTCGCGGTGCTGGTGGCGGTGCTGTTCCTGTACGGCGGCGCCGCGCTGCTGTCCGGGCATGGTTCGCTGGACGAACGCCTGCGCGACCGGCGCGGACTGGATCCGCAGGCGATCATCGCCGGCGGCTGGATGCTGCTGGCGATCGGCGTGTGGTGCCTGGGCTGCGTGCTCGCGTTCCGCCGCCATGCACTGGCCGCGCTGTTCGGCGGCCTGGCCGGGTTGTGGGTCACCTTCGGCCTGGTCGGCTACGGCCTGCTCAACGACGCCAGTTCCGCGCGCGGGGTCATGACCGCGGCTGGCGCGCGGATCGGTCCGGACGCCGAGCTGGGCCTGGTCGCCTGGAAGGAACAGAACCTGCTGATGGCCGATCGCCCGGCCGCCACTTTCGGTTTCAAGCGGCCCTGGGACGAGCAGCTGCAGCTGGGCGTGGCCTGGCAGGCGCAGGCGCCGGGGCGCTGGCTGCTGGTACTGGAGGACGTGCTGGAGCAGTGCATCGACCGCGAGCGGATCGAGCTGGCCGGCATCTCCAACCGCCGCCGCTGGTACCTGGTGCCGGCGCAGGCGGTGACCGGCCCGTGCGTGGCCACCGAGGAGGAAAAGGCACGCGCGGCGGCCAACCAGGACGGCGAGGACGACGGATAG
- the fmt gene encoding methionyl-tRNA formyltransferase yields MRIVFAGTPDFAVPSLRVAAQRGEVVAVYTQPDRPAGRGRGLQASPVKLEAVGRGIPVFQPESLRDPASQEQLRALKPDLMVVVAYGLILPKAVLAIPTHGCWNVHASLLPRWRGAAPIQRAIQAGDAETGVCLMQMEAGLDTGPVLLEQRTAIGEAETGGQLHDRLAELGAQVLGDGLGLLRAGIRPVPRPQPAEGVAYAHKLDKAEARLDWNRPAVELARTVRAFNPWPVAEAPVAGERLRIHGAIAVDQAHGAAPGTLLGASRDGIDIACGEGVLRLRTVQREGGRAITAADWLNARRDLVAG; encoded by the coding sequence ATGAGGATCGTATTCGCAGGCACCCCGGACTTCGCGGTGCCTTCCCTGCGCGTCGCCGCGCAACGCGGCGAGGTGGTGGCCGTCTACACCCAGCCGGACCGGCCCGCCGGCCGCGGCCGCGGGCTGCAGGCCTCGCCGGTCAAGCTGGAGGCGGTCGGCCGCGGCATCCCGGTGTTCCAGCCGGAAAGCCTGCGCGACCCCGCTTCCCAGGAACAGCTGCGCGCGCTCAAGCCGGACCTGATGGTGGTGGTGGCCTATGGCCTGATCCTGCCCAAGGCCGTGCTCGCCATCCCGACCCACGGCTGCTGGAACGTGCACGCCTCGCTGCTGCCGCGCTGGCGCGGCGCCGCGCCGATCCAGCGCGCGATCCAGGCCGGCGACGCCGAAACCGGCGTCTGCCTGATGCAGATGGAAGCGGGCCTGGATACCGGCCCGGTGCTGCTGGAGCAGCGCACCGCGATCGGCGAGGCCGAGACCGGTGGCCAGCTGCACGACCGCCTGGCCGAGCTGGGTGCGCAGGTGCTGGGCGACGGCCTGGGCCTGTTGCGCGCCGGGATCCGCCCGGTGCCGCGTCCGCAGCCGGCCGAGGGCGTGGCCTACGCCCACAAGCTGGACAAGGCCGAGGCGCGGCTGGACTGGAACCGTCCTGCCGTCGAGCTGGCCCGGACCGTGCGCGCCTTCAACCCGTGGCCGGTGGCCGAGGCCCCGGTCGCCGGTGAACGCCTGCGCATCCATGGCGCCATCGCCGTGGACCAGGCCCATGGCGCCGCCCCCGGCACCCTGCTGGGCGCCAGCCGCGACGGCATCGACATCGCCTGCGGCGAAGGCGTGCTGCGCCTGCGCACCGTGCAGCGCGAGGGTGGCCGCGCGATCACCGCGGCCGACTGGCTGAACGCCCGTCGCGACCTGGTGGCTGGCTGA
- the dprA gene encoding DNA-processing protein DprA has protein sequence MSVTLAEFPLRPASNREPLLRLLLAGGPRASRRRLLESPGLPPGIELAARMAAVPRAVLVRCEAWLDQAGHHLLAWDDPRYPPLLRQCPDAPLGLFVAGDPDLLWRPALAVVGSRSASAGGRDNARDFSRAFCRAGLVVASGMAAGIDGAAHEAALDSGGTTIAVLGTGPDLPYPRHHARLMERVAAQGAVVSEHPPGTPPRAQNFPGRNRIIAGLALGTLVVEAALRSGALITARLAAEYGREVFAVPGSIHQPQARGCHRLIREGAQLVEQPLEVLEGIAGLAGRLALALEPDVAPEGASAGGTETAPPLSADHQRLWRALGHDPIPMDVLVERTGLTPASLSSMLLAMELDGRVVAEHGRYARRSTAGASAA, from the coding sequence ATGTCCGTCACCCTCGCCGAATTCCCGCTCCGCCCCGCCAGCAACCGCGAACCATTGCTGCGCCTGCTGCTGGCCGGCGGCCCGCGCGCGTCGCGCCGACGCCTGCTGGAATCGCCCGGGCTGCCTCCAGGCATCGAGCTTGCGGCGCGGATGGCCGCGGTGCCGCGCGCCGTGCTGGTCCGCTGCGAGGCCTGGCTGGACCAGGCCGGCCACCACCTGCTGGCCTGGGACGACCCGCGCTACCCGCCCCTGCTGCGGCAATGCCCGGATGCGCCGCTGGGCCTGTTCGTGGCTGGCGACCCGGACCTGCTGTGGCGCCCGGCCCTGGCCGTGGTCGGCAGCCGTTCGGCCAGCGCCGGCGGCCGCGACAACGCCCGCGACTTCAGCCGCGCTTTCTGCCGTGCCGGCCTGGTGGTGGCCAGCGGCATGGCGGCCGGGATCGACGGCGCCGCCCACGAGGCGGCCCTGGACAGCGGGGGGACCACGATCGCGGTGCTGGGAACCGGGCCGGACCTGCCCTACCCCCGCCACCACGCCCGGCTGATGGAGCGGGTCGCCGCGCAGGGCGCGGTGGTCAGCGAGCACCCGCCCGGCACCCCGCCGCGGGCGCAGAACTTTCCCGGCCGCAACCGGATCATCGCCGGGCTGGCGCTGGGCACCCTGGTGGTGGAGGCGGCGCTGCGTTCCGGCGCCCTGATCACCGCCCGGCTGGCGGCCGAATACGGGCGCGAGGTGTTCGCCGTGCCCGGCTCCATCCACCAGCCGCAGGCGCGTGGCTGCCACCGCCTGATCCGCGAGGGCGCGCAGCTGGTGGAGCAGCCGCTGGAGGTGCTGGAAGGCATCGCCGGGCTGGCCGGGCGCCTGGCCCTGGCCCTGGAACCGGATGTCGCTCCGGAGGGGGCTTCAGCGGGCGGCACGGAAACCGCGCCACCGCTATCGGCCGACCACCAGCGGTTGTGGCGGGCGCTCGGCCACGACCCAATCCCTATGGATGTACTGGTTGAACGGACCGGATTGACGCCTGCCAGCCTGTCGTCCATGCTGCTGGCCATGGAACTGGACGGGCGGGTGGTGGCCGAACATGGCCGCTATGCGCGAAGGTCCACGGCCGGCGCCAGCGCCGCCTGA
- a CDS encoding DUF494 family protein produces MKESILDVLLYLFEHYIADDADTLRDRDPLQAGLIEAGFTPAEIAKAFDWLDGLAQQRPGASEPRCNGPVRVFHGPELDKLDVECRGFLAFLEQQGVLDAAQRELVVDRAMALDQDELDLDDLKWVVLMVLFTQPGAEAAYAWMETQMFGEDPEPVH; encoded by the coding sequence ATGAAAGAAAGCATCCTGGACGTCCTGCTCTACCTCTTCGAACACTACATCGCCGACGATGCGGACACGCTGCGCGACCGTGATCCGCTCCAGGCCGGCCTGATCGAGGCCGGTTTCACTCCCGCCGAGATTGCCAAGGCCTTCGACTGGCTCGATGGCCTGGCCCAGCAGCGCCCCGGTGCGAGCGAGCCGCGCTGCAACGGTCCCGTGCGCGTGTTCCACGGCCCTGAGCTGGACAAGCTCGACGTCGAATGCCGCGGCTTCCTCGCCTTCCTCGAGCAGCAGGGGGTGCTCGACGCCGCCCAGCGCGAACTGGTGGTGGACCGCGCCATGGCCCTGGACCAGGACGAGCTGGACCTGGACGATCTCAAGTGGGTGGTGCTGATGGTGCTGTTCACCCAGCCCGGCGCCGAGGCCGCCTATGCGTGGATGGAAACCCAGATGTTCGGCGAGGATCCCGAACCGGTGCACTGA
- a CDS encoding CD225/dispanin family protein, which translates to METHLVWAILTTLFCCWPFGVVAIVYACKVDRRRAEGDLAGALHASRMARMWATWSALVVVIGLAAFMFIGLLGNV; encoded by the coding sequence GTGGAGACCCACCTGGTCTGGGCCATCCTCACCACCCTGTTCTGCTGCTGGCCGTTCGGCGTGGTCGCCATCGTCTACGCGTGCAAGGTGGACCGCCGCCGCGCCGAGGGCGACCTGGCCGGCGCCCTGCACGCCTCGCGCATGGCGCGGATGTGGGCGACGTGGTCGGCGCTGGTGGTGGTGATCGGTCTTGCTGCCTTCATGTTCA
- a CDS encoding MFS transporter, translating into MSSTAAHASKGELTAGHKKVIFASSLGTVFEWYDFYLYGSLAAIIAKQFFSGVNPTTGMIFALLAFAAGFFVRPFGAAFFGSLGDRIGRKYTFLVTILIMGISTFLVGVLPNYESIGMAAPVILIILRLAQGLAMGGEYGGAATYVAEHAPVGKRGLYTSFIQTTATLGLFLSLLVILGCRLGLGTEAFEAWGWRIPFLASIVLLGVSVWIRLQLSESPLFQQMKAEGKGSKQPFRDSVKSGNLKLMLLVLFGATAGQAVVWYCGQFYALFYLQSILKVDSTAAYLLIAAALALATPFFLFFGWLSDRIGRKKIIMAGCLLAAVTYFPIFKGLTHYANPAAEAASLSSPAVVIADPDTCSFQFDPAGVRKFTSSCDVATAALARAGVPYTIQAAPKGSVAEVHIGERPVTSYDAGQFSGDELKAKASEFGGALKAALNDAGYPEKASTENINIPMTILLLWILVIYVTMVYGPIAAYLVELFPTRIRYTSMSLPYHIGNGWFGGFLPAISFALVAASGNLYYGLWYPIIVACMTLVIGTLFLRETKDADIN; encoded by the coding sequence ATGAGCAGCACAGCAGCACACGCCTCCAAGGGCGAGCTCACTGCAGGCCACAAGAAGGTCATCTTCGCGTCGAGCCTGGGCACGGTGTTCGAGTGGTACGACTTCTACCTCTACGGTTCGCTGGCGGCCATCATCGCCAAGCAGTTCTTCAGCGGCGTCAACCCGACCACGGGCATGATCTTCGCGCTGCTGGCCTTCGCCGCCGGCTTCTTCGTGCGTCCGTTCGGCGCGGCCTTCTTCGGCAGCCTCGGCGACCGCATCGGCCGCAAGTACACGTTCCTGGTCACCATCCTGATCATGGGCATCTCGACCTTCCTGGTCGGCGTGCTGCCCAACTACGAGTCGATCGGCATGGCCGCGCCGGTCATCCTGATCATCCTGCGCCTGGCCCAGGGCCTGGCGATGGGCGGCGAGTACGGCGGCGCGGCGACCTACGTGGCCGAGCACGCCCCGGTCGGCAAGCGTGGCCTGTACACCAGCTTCATCCAGACCACCGCGACCCTGGGCCTGTTCCTGTCGCTGCTGGTGATCCTGGGTTGCCGCCTGGGCCTGGGCACCGAGGCGTTCGAGGCCTGGGGCTGGCGCATCCCGTTCCTGGCTTCGATCGTGCTGCTGGGCGTTTCGGTGTGGATCCGCCTGCAGCTGAGCGAGTCCCCGCTGTTCCAGCAGATGAAGGCCGAGGGCAAGGGCTCCAAGCAGCCGTTCCGCGATTCGGTCAAGAGCGGCAACCTGAAGCTGATGCTGCTGGTCCTGTTCGGCGCCACCGCCGGCCAGGCGGTGGTCTGGTACTGCGGCCAGTTCTACGCCCTGTTCTACCTGCAGAGCATCCTGAAGGTCGACTCCACCGCCGCCTACCTGCTGATCGCCGCGGCGCTGGCCCTGGCCACCCCGTTCTTCCTGTTCTTCGGCTGGCTGTCCGACCGCATCGGCCGCAAGAAGATCATCATGGCCGGCTGCCTGCTGGCCGCCGTGACCTACTTCCCGATCTTCAAGGGCCTGACCCACTACGCCAACCCGGCCGCCGAGGCTGCCAGCCTGAGCTCGCCGGCCGTCGTGATCGCCGATCCGGACACCTGCTCGTTCCAGTTCGATCCGGCGGGCGTGCGCAAGTTCACCAGCTCCTGCGACGTGGCCACGGCCGCGCTGGCCCGCGCCGGCGTCCCGTACACCATCCAGGCCGCGCCGAAGGGTTCGGTGGCCGAAGTGCACATCGGTGAGCGCCCGGTGACCTCGTATGACGCCGGCCAGTTCTCCGGCGACGAGCTGAAGGCCAAGGCCAGCGAGTTCGGTGGTGCGCTGAAGGCCGCACTGAACGACGCGGGCTACCCGGAGAAGGCTTCGACCGAGAACATCAACATCCCGATGACCATCCTGCTGCTGTGGATCCTGGTCATCTACGTGACGATGGTCTACGGCCCGATCGCCGCCTACCTGGTGGAACTGTTCCCGACCCGCATCCGCTACACCTCCATGTCGCTGCCGTACCACATCGGCAACGGCTGGTTCGGCGGCTTCCTGCCGGCGATCTCGTTCGCCCTGGTGGCGGCCTCGGGCAACCTGTACTACGGCCTGTGGTATCCGATCATCGTCGCGTGCATGACGCTGGTGATCGGCACCCTGTTCCTGCGCGAGACCAAGGACGCCGACATCAACTGA
- the rsmB gene encoding 16S rRNA (cytosine(967)-C(5))-methyltransferase RsmB, with the protein MADVRPPSRRPQNSRPERPLAPGVEVRVHAARVLDAVVNRGRSLKSELAPVLPRLADPRDRALLEAVVFAALRGRHRYEAALRGWMAKPPGAGDGSLVALLLAGCAQLDALQLPAHAALDATVEAARALGRPHQAGLVNALLRRAQREGFPAADPAAAWPRWLRMKLEAAWPEHAAAVFAASAHAAPLWLRVNRRLVGRDEYRARLEEAGISASLDPRLPDGLRLDEPVPVAALPGFDQGLVAVQDGSAQQAADALAPEPGARVLDACAAPGGKAAHLIERDPTLELLALDVDPRRLARVEDTLRRGGLLGERVQLRPVDATAPALWWDGFTFDAILLDAPCSATGVVRRQPDILLHRRPEDIGSLVAAQARLLDAVWPMLRPGGILLYATCSILPEENAGQVEAFLARTPDAVVVPLPEAFGHAAGPGRQRLTGEDGMDGFFYARLRKSE; encoded by the coding sequence GTGGCCGACGTCCGTCCGCCCTCGCGGCGTCCCCAGAACTCCCGCCCGGAGCGGCCGCTGGCCCCGGGCGTGGAGGTGCGCGTGCACGCCGCGCGCGTGCTCGACGCGGTGGTCAACCGCGGCCGCTCGCTGAAGTCCGAGCTGGCCCCGGTGCTGCCGCGCCTGGCCGATCCGCGCGACCGCGCCCTGCTCGAGGCGGTGGTGTTCGCCGCCCTGCGCGGCCGCCACCGCTACGAGGCCGCGCTGCGCGGCTGGATGGCCAAGCCGCCGGGCGCCGGCGACGGTTCCCTGGTGGCCCTGCTGCTGGCCGGCTGCGCCCAGCTCGACGCGCTGCAGCTGCCGGCGCACGCAGCACTGGATGCCACGGTCGAGGCCGCGCGCGCGCTGGGCCGTCCGCACCAGGCCGGCCTGGTCAACGCCCTGCTGCGCCGTGCCCAGCGCGAGGGTTTCCCGGCCGCCGATCCGGCGGCGGCCTGGCCGCGCTGGCTGCGCATGAAGCTCGAGGCGGCCTGGCCGGAGCACGCGGCGGCGGTGTTCGCGGCCAGCGCGCATGCCGCGCCGCTGTGGCTGCGGGTCAACCGCCGCCTGGTCGGGCGCGACGAATACCGCGCCCGGCTGGAGGAGGCCGGCATCTCCGCCTCGCTCGATCCGCGCCTGCCCGACGGCCTGCGCCTGGACGAGCCGGTGCCGGTCGCCGCCTTGCCGGGCTTCGACCAGGGCCTGGTCGCGGTCCAGGACGGTTCCGCGCAGCAGGCCGCCGACGCCCTGGCCCCGGAGCCGGGCGCGCGCGTGCTCGATGCCTGCGCGGCGCCGGGTGGCAAGGCTGCGCACCTGATCGAACGCGATCCGACCCTGGAGCTGCTGGCGCTGGACGTGGACCCGCGCCGCCTGGCCCGGGTCGAGGACACCCTGCGTCGCGGCGGCCTGCTCGGCGAGCGCGTCCAGCTGCGCCCGGTCGACGCCACCGCCCCGGCGCTGTGGTGGGATGGCTTCACCTTCGACGCGATCCTGCTGGACGCGCCGTGCTCGGCCACCGGCGTGGTCCGGCGCCAGCCGGACATCCTGCTGCACCGCCGGCCCGAGGACATCGGCTCGCTGGTGGCCGCGCAGGCACGCCTGCTGGATGCGGTGTGGCCGATGCTGCGGCCCGGCGGCATCCTGCTGTACGCGACCTGCTCGATCCTGCCGGAGGAGAACGCCGGCCAGGTCGAGGCCTTCCTTGCCCGTACCCCCGACGCGGTCGTGGTGCCGTTGCCGGAAGCCTTCGGCCATGCCGCAGGTCCCGGCCGCCAGCGCCTGACCGGCGAGGACGGCATGGACGGCTTCTTCTACGCACGCCTGCGGAAATCCGAGTGA
- the def gene encoding peptide deformylase, giving the protein MALLPILEFPDPRLRTKAAQVEPAQVTTPGFQRLVDDMFETMYEAPGIGLAATQVDQHLRFMVIDTSEDKSAPMVFINPEIVQSQGGRVYQEGCLSVPGIYADVTRADTIVVRFLDREGRQQELAADGLLATCIQHEMDHLEGKLFVDYLSPLKREMVRKKLAKARRHAA; this is encoded by the coding sequence ATGGCCCTGCTGCCCATCCTCGAATTCCCCGATCCGCGCCTGCGCACCAAGGCCGCACAGGTCGAGCCGGCGCAGGTCACCACGCCCGGGTTCCAGCGCCTGGTCGACGACATGTTCGAGACCATGTACGAGGCGCCGGGCATCGGCCTGGCCGCCACCCAGGTCGACCAGCACCTGCGCTTCATGGTCATCGACACCAGCGAGGACAAGTCCGCGCCGATGGTGTTCATCAACCCGGAGATCGTCCAGAGCCAGGGCGGCCGGGTCTACCAGGAAGGCTGCCTGTCGGTCCCCGGCATCTATGCCGACGTGACCCGCGCCGACACCATCGTCGTGCGCTTCCTCGACCGCGAGGGCAGGCAGCAGGAGCTGGCCGCCGATGGCCTGCTGGCCACCTGCATCCAGCACGAGATGGACCACCTGGAAGGCAAGCTGTTCGTGGACTACCTCTCGCCGCTCAAGCGCGAGATGGTGCGCAAGAAGCTGGCCAAGGCGCGCAGGCACGCCGCCTGA
- a CDS encoding O-antigen ligase family protein: MHTQRARQLAAAALWCLPALALTVPKGLLPFGLLLLVSTLMAPAAVLGARRIGLPLALAGGVALLAMGVAMVSSHWSGGGGIDSRDRLLVLPWAMAWAWALQPPLAALWRGAMVGLACAVVVAFVQVVSGLDRASAWVNAIVFADVVLLLMVLAVFCRPPRSWHWTVFGLACGVVAILFSGTRGAWPGMLLLLGVLVLGSGWKSWRYRMLLMGTGLAGIIALVFVVPGISDQMRLAELQQDIEKIDAGDHDSSAGARLERLRVASDAIAARPWTGVGFAQFDRAMVEQLPACQAPRPAARCHLGHAHNDLAEWAATMGIPGVSALLLLYGVPLLMFLRMWRRAGAPRMRGVAAAGAVLVSVFVLCGLTQSMFAHQTTTSVYAALVGILLGLGLREAEAARKD, translated from the coding sequence ATGCACACGCAACGCGCGCGGCAGCTTGCCGCCGCTGCGCTGTGGTGCCTGCCGGCGCTGGCGCTGACCGTTCCCAAGGGCCTGCTGCCGTTCGGCCTGCTGCTGCTGGTCTCCACCCTGATGGCTCCGGCCGCGGTGCTTGGCGCGCGCCGGATCGGCCTGCCGTTGGCCCTGGCCGGCGGCGTCGCCCTGCTGGCGATGGGCGTGGCCATGGTTTCCAGCCACTGGTCGGGCGGGGGAGGCATCGACAGCCGCGACCGCCTGCTGGTGCTGCCCTGGGCGATGGCCTGGGCCTGGGCGCTGCAGCCACCGTTGGCGGCCTTGTGGCGTGGCGCCATGGTCGGCCTGGCCTGTGCGGTGGTGGTGGCCTTCGTCCAGGTGGTGTCCGGCCTGGACCGCGCCTCCGCTTGGGTGAACGCGATCGTGTTCGCCGACGTCGTGCTGCTGCTGATGGTGCTGGCGGTGTTCTGCCGGCCACCGCGCAGCTGGCACTGGACGGTGTTCGGCCTGGCCTGCGGGGTGGTCGCGATCCTGTTCAGCGGCACCCGTGGTGCCTGGCCGGGCATGCTCCTGCTGCTGGGCGTGCTGGTGCTGGGCAGCGGCTGGAAGAGCTGGCGTTACCGCATGCTGCTGATGGGCACCGGCCTGGCCGGGATCATCGCCCTGGTCTTCGTGGTACCGGGCATCAGCGACCAGATGCGCCTGGCCGAGCTGCAGCAGGACATCGAGAAGATCGATGCCGGCGACCATGATTCCTCGGCCGGCGCGCGCCTGGAGCGGTTGCGCGTGGCCAGCGACGCCATCGCCGCACGGCCGTGGACGGGGGTCGGCTTCGCCCAGTTCGACCGTGCCATGGTCGAGCAGCTGCCGGCGTGCCAGGCGCCACGGCCGGCCGCGCGCTGCCATCTAGGCCATGCCCACAACGACCTGGCCGAATGGGCCGCGACCATGGGCATCCCCGGCGTGTCCGCGCTGCTGCTGCTGTACGGCGTGCCGCTGTTGATGTTCCTGCGGATGTGGCGACGTGCCGGTGCACCGCGGATGCGCGGCGTCGCCGCCGCCGGCGCGGTGCTGGTGTCGGTGTTCGTGCTGTGCGGCCTGACCCAGTCGATGTTCGCCCACCAGACCACCACCAGCGTCTATGCCGCACTGGTCGGCATCCTGCTGGGGCTGGGGCTTCGCGAGGCGGAAGCAGCGCGCAAGGATTGA